One genomic region from Nocardia vinacea encodes:
- a CDS encoding VWA domain-containing protein, whose translation MGTHRSGTRSRGVSKGPVIAVVAVLLLVAAVFAFFQLSDRAANRDKSAAAECKEGPSTLFVTVDPDIADPVRAAAERYNTTNPKVRDHCAKVVVTAQPSAAIVAGFTAAGTPWNGALGPQPGLWIADSMRSIESMRVPGLIEGTPASVAMSPIVVAVPEDLRGALEQAKITWADLPRLQQGSLDELGLSGWGGLRMALPAGDSTLAVAAAVGSAVSGTDPLTDQVAQSGQVVAAISGLAAKAPQAADTTAALAAIGGTNSPIHAVAATEQQLKAVGSTSEFRPAGTAPVADHPAALMSGAWVDKTQNLIASLFTDYLRAPQQSSTFTAAGFAAAPATIAPAAPRTALDKVRATLANPVLGVQATVLLDVSSSMGNNDGSVTRLSNALGALRSTMNVMPPDFGLGVWTFGKNLDGTTPYKIQTPTAPLSNQQRTALDTALEAVKPTEPRTDQAYPSLIAAYRSAIRGYTAGLTNSVLLITDGPDDDSTITGAKLLTELTSAADPAHPVRIDVIVIGSNGTETLQTAAQRTGGTYTRLPTTDDVSFGTAVMHALTTP comes from the coding sequence GTGGGCACACATCGCAGCGGAACCAGGTCCCGGGGCGTCAGCAAAGGTCCGGTTATCGCAGTGGTTGCCGTTTTGCTGCTAGTCGCGGCGGTCTTCGCGTTTTTTCAACTCAGTGATCGCGCCGCGAACCGGGACAAGTCGGCAGCGGCGGAATGTAAGGAGGGGCCGTCGACGCTGTTCGTGACGGTCGATCCGGATATCGCCGATCCGGTGCGGGCCGCGGCGGAGCGCTACAACACGACCAATCCGAAGGTGCGCGATCATTGCGCGAAAGTAGTGGTGACCGCCCAACCATCAGCGGCGATCGTCGCCGGGTTCACCGCCGCGGGCACACCGTGGAACGGTGCGCTCGGTCCGCAGCCGGGGCTGTGGATCGCCGATTCGATGCGGTCCATCGAATCCATGCGGGTGCCCGGGCTGATCGAGGGCACACCCGCGTCGGTTGCGATGAGTCCGATCGTGGTCGCCGTTCCCGAGGATCTGCGGGGTGCGCTCGAGCAAGCCAAGATCACCTGGGCGGATTTGCCACGGCTGCAACAGGGTTCGCTGGATGAACTCGGATTGTCCGGGTGGGGTGGGCTGCGGATGGCATTGCCCGCCGGGGACTCGACCTTGGCGGTGGCAGCAGCGGTCGGCTCCGCAGTTTCGGGAACCGATCCGCTCACCGATCAGGTCGCGCAGTCCGGTCAGGTTGTCGCGGCGATCTCCGGGCTCGCCGCGAAAGCGCCGCAGGCGGCGGACACCACGGCCGCATTGGCCGCGATCGGTGGGACGAATTCGCCCATTCATGCGGTAGCGGCTACTGAGCAGCAACTGAAAGCTGTTGGTAGTACGTCGGAATTTCGGCCCGCGGGGACGGCACCGGTCGCCGATCATCCTGCTGCGCTGATGTCCGGGGCGTGGGTGGACAAGACCCAGAATCTGATCGCATCGCTGTTCACCGACTACTTGCGCGCACCCCAACAGTCCTCGACATTCACCGCCGCCGGATTCGCCGCGGCACCGGCCACCATCGCACCCGCCGCGCCCCGGACCGCACTGGACAAGGTGCGTGCCACACTCGCCAATCCTGTTCTCGGCGTGCAGGCTACCGTGCTGCTCGACGTCTCGTCCTCGATGGGCAACAACGACGGATCCGTCACCCGGCTCTCGAATGCACTCGGCGCGCTGCGCTCCACGATGAATGTGATGCCGCCGGACTTCGGACTCGGCGTGTGGACGTTCGGGAAGAACCTCGACGGGACAACGCCGTACAAGATCCAAACGCCCACCGCGCCACTGAGCAATCAGCAGCGCACCGCGTTGGATACGGCGCTGGAGGCGGTGAAACCCACCGAGCCTCGCACCGACCAGGCGTATCCGTCACTGATCGCCGCCTACCGCTCGGCTATTCGCGGATATACCGCGGGGCTGACCAACTCCGTTCTGCTCATCACCGACGGCCCGGATGACGACTCGACCATTACCGGAGCCAAGCTACTGACCGAGCTGACCTCGGCCGCCGATCCGGCCCACCCGGTTCGCATCGATGTGATCGTCATCGGGAGCAATGGCACCGAGACCCTCCAAACCGCCGCCCAGCGAACCGGAGGGACGTACACGCGGCTGCCGACCACGGACGACGTCAGCTTCGGGACTGCGGTGATGCATGCTCTGACGACGCCGTGA
- a CDS encoding WhiB family transcriptional regulator, whose product MTVELETGAVVDLTDLLPLSDSREWHRAACRGDSNHEAWFPYPSQDFAYARAVCAGCPIRDACGEFAARTGQSGVWGGHEFDRGRMIRP is encoded by the coding sequence ATGACCGTCGAATTGGAGACCGGCGCGGTTGTCGATCTGACCGACCTGCTCCCGCTCTCGGATTCCCGAGAGTGGCATCGGGCGGCGTGCCGAGGTGATTCGAATCACGAGGCGTGGTTCCCGTACCCGTCGCAGGATTTCGCGTACGCGCGTGCTGTTTGCGCCGGCTGCCCGATCCGGGACGCCTGCGGTGAATTCGCCGCGCGGACTGGACAGTCCGGAGTTTGGGGCGGACACGAGTTCGACCGCGGACGGATGATCCGACCCTAG
- a CDS encoding HNH endonuclease: MFHRATDPVVSTVDDWIHTRVLVLNASYEALTEISADRAVVLLMGGAAESIADREPHFPIRSKRLELALPETIRLLRYVYLDHVTRVHDGSRATLAGVLRRDHHRCGYCASWARTVDHIRPRSRGGPNTWDNLIAACAPCNSSKADRTPEEAGMRLLWQPKAPDHLAKRQQRIWKQLAAT; this comes from the coding sequence ATGTTCCACCGTGCCACCGATCCGGTGGTGTCTACTGTCGACGACTGGATACACACCCGGGTACTGGTATTGAACGCCAGCTACGAGGCGCTCACCGAGATCAGCGCCGACCGGGCCGTGGTGCTGCTCATGGGCGGCGCCGCGGAGTCGATCGCGGATCGGGAGCCGCACTTCCCGATTCGGTCCAAGCGCCTGGAGCTCGCGCTGCCGGAGACGATCCGGCTGCTGCGGTACGTGTATCTCGACCATGTGACGCGAGTACACGACGGCAGTCGCGCGACGCTGGCCGGTGTGCTGCGCCGGGACCACCACCGGTGCGGGTACTGCGCGTCCTGGGCGCGCACCGTCGACCATATCCGGCCCCGCAGCCGAGGTGGTCCGAACACCTGGGACAACCTGATCGCTGCGTGCGCGCCGTGCAACTCGAGCAAGGCCGACCGGACGCCGGAGGAGGCAGGCATGCGTTTGCTGTGGCAGCCGAAGGCCCCAGACCACCTGGCCAAGCGGCAGCAGCGGATCTGGAAGCAACTGGCCGCCACCTGA
- a CDS encoding cutinase family protein, translating to MRRMIGAMAGTVMVGAAGAVGGAGAATAAPDGCPDLYVVAVPGTWETSDANPSEGMLASVTDNLPRNTRTDYVTYAATAFPWETDVYGRSKRQAIDNARGLVTATAQQCTDTKIALIGYSQGADAAGDLAAEIGTGLSPVRPERIAAVGLISDPRRSPTDALVGPPVNGAGAGGPRIGGFGFLTKKTRTICAVGDLYCAAPPTDFATRFAGFLAQASDPDPAQLWRYQQEAFAIFNDLMATGVAPLIQNQLADPEMNERKQEFERFYNSFVHQNYPAYVVDSNGATATSWLRQWLVGLA from the coding sequence ATGCGCAGGATGATCGGTGCCATGGCGGGAACCGTCATGGTAGGTGCGGCGGGCGCCGTCGGCGGTGCCGGCGCGGCGACGGCAGCGCCCGATGGCTGCCCCGACCTGTATGTCGTGGCGGTACCCGGCACGTGGGAGACCTCCGATGCCAATCCCAGCGAGGGCATGCTCGCGAGCGTCACCGATAACCTGCCGCGAAATACCAGGACCGACTACGTGACCTACGCGGCGACCGCTTTCCCCTGGGAGACCGATGTTTACGGCCGGTCCAAGCGGCAGGCCATCGATAATGCCCGCGGTCTGGTCACGGCCACGGCCCAGCAATGCACCGACACCAAGATCGCGCTGATCGGCTACAGCCAGGGCGCGGATGCGGCAGGCGACCTCGCCGCCGAAATCGGCACCGGACTGAGTCCCGTTCGGCCCGAACGCATCGCCGCGGTCGGGCTCATCTCGGATCCGCGCCGCTCCCCGACCGATGCACTCGTCGGTCCGCCGGTCAACGGCGCCGGTGCGGGCGGCCCACGCATCGGCGGCTTCGGCTTCCTCACCAAAAAGACCCGCACCATCTGCGCTGTGGGCGACCTCTACTGCGCCGCACCGCCCACCGACTTCGCGACCCGCTTCGCCGGATTCCTGGCCCAGGCCTCCGATCCCGACCCGGCTCAGCTGTGGCGCTATCAGCAGGAGGCGTTCGCCATCTTCAACGACCTGATGGCGACCGGGGTGGCCCCGCTCATCCAGAACCAGCTCGCCGATCCGGAAATGAACGAGCGCAAGCAGGAATTCGAGCGGTTCTACAACTCATTCGTACACCAGAACTATCCGGCCTACGTCGTGGATTCCAACGGCGCCACCGCCACCTCGTGGCTGCGGCAGTGGCTGGTCGGCCTGGCCTGA
- a CDS encoding transposase, producing MTYRAGRWQISITTEAADLHPACHHPPRTADDDGGWVGIDRGLSAFVVAATADGTEVARINDPPKPLATGLRQQRRLAKALSRKQKGSRNRQVAAARLARHHHRIANIRRHFLHQVTNTLVKTHDQLVAEDLHVAGMLRNHRLARAISDAGWADFARLLRYKQTWRSGTVATADRWFASSKRCSACGVVNPDLTLADRVFACGCGYRADRDLNAAVNLAVWAATHQNRSRSPDPQAGGRVTNARRREGADQYPTCAGETGPEDAGTDVHTIVA from the coding sequence ATCACCTACCGGGCGGGCCGCTGGCAGATCAGCATCACCACCGAGGCCGCTGACCTGCACCCCGCCTGCCACCACCCGCCGCGCACAGCCGACGATGACGGTGGCTGGGTGGGGATAGATCGTGGGTTGTCGGCGTTCGTGGTCGCCGCCACCGCCGATGGCACCGAAGTCGCCCGGATCAACGACCCACCCAAACCCCTTGCGACCGGATTGCGTCAGCAGCGGCGGCTGGCGAAAGCGTTGTCCCGCAAGCAGAAAGGATCCCGCAACCGCCAAGTCGCAGCTGCCCGGCTGGCGCGGCACCATCACCGAATCGCCAACATTCGCCGCCACTTCCTGCATCAGGTCACCAACACGCTGGTCAAAACCCACGACCAGCTCGTTGCCGAGGACCTCCACGTGGCGGGCATGCTCCGCAACCATCGTCTGGCGCGCGCAATCAGCGACGCCGGATGGGCCGATTTCGCGCGACTACTGCGCTACAAACAGACGTGGCGCAGCGGCACGGTCGCCACTGCCGACCGCTGGTTCGCGTCGAGTAAACGCTGTTCGGCCTGCGGGGTCGTCAATCCCGATCTCACGCTGGCGGATCGGGTGTTCGCCTGCGGGTGCGGGTATCGCGCCGACCGTGACCTGAACGCGGCGGTCAACCTCGCCGTGTGGGCGGCGACCCACCAAAACCGATCACGATCCCCGGACCCCCAAGCAGGAGGCCGGGTCACCAATGCCCGCCGACGGGAAGGCGCTGACCAGTACCCTACGTGTGCCGGTGAAACCGGCCCGGAAGACGCGGGAACCGACGTTCACACCATCGTGGCGTGA
- a CDS encoding helix-turn-helix domain-containing protein produces the protein MSRHTTFRYCLDPTVEQQAVLARHAGAARFAFNKSLDFVKTALTQRKFDPDHSVPWTGYSLINAFNTWKKTEAAGRVIAVDAAGVAQVEVTGLAWRTQVRQQVFEEAAVDCGRALTAFSDSRTGKRKGTKVGFPRFKKKHTTTPSFRLRNKLSKTGRAAIRVGDKDIARSITLPGIGMLRVREDTRRLRRLLAKGRAKSCPPPSPTGRAAGRSASPPRPLTCTPPATTRRAQPTMTVAGWG, from the coding sequence ATGAGCCGCCACACCACCTTCCGGTACTGCCTCGACCCTACCGTCGAGCAGCAAGCTGTGCTCGCACGCCATGCCGGAGCGGCCCGGTTCGCGTTCAACAAATCCCTGGACTTCGTCAAAACCGCGCTCACCCAACGGAAATTCGATCCCGACCATTCGGTGCCGTGGACCGGATACAGCCTGATCAACGCATTCAACACGTGGAAGAAAACCGAAGCCGCCGGACGCGTGATCGCCGTCGACGCGGCGGGCGTCGCCCAAGTCGAGGTGACCGGGCTGGCCTGGCGCACCCAGGTGCGTCAGCAGGTGTTCGAAGAAGCCGCCGTCGACTGCGGCCGCGCCCTGACCGCGTTCTCCGACTCCCGCACCGGCAAACGCAAAGGCACCAAGGTCGGGTTTCCGCGCTTCAAAAAGAAACACACCACCACCCCGTCGTTTCGGCTACGCAACAAACTTTCCAAGACGGGTCGTGCGGCGATCCGCGTCGGCGACAAAGACATCGCACGGTCGATTACCCTGCCCGGTATCGGGATGCTGCGGGTGCGGGAGGACACCCGCCGCCTGCGTCGCCTGCTCGCGAAGGGACGGGCGAAATCCTGTCCGCCGCCATCACCTACCGGGCGGGCCGCTGGCAGATCAGCATCACCACCGAGGCCGCTGACCTGCACCCCGCCTGCCACCACCCGCCGCGCACAGCCGACGATGACGGTGGCTGGGTGGGGATAG
- a CDS encoding acyl-CoA dehydrogenase family protein encodes MAWDFETDPEYQQKLDWAAEFVRTEVEPLDLLYPNPYDRTDTEAMALMRPLKEKVKEQGLWACHLGPELGGPGYGQLKLGLLNEVLGTSVWAPSVFGCQAPDSGNAEILAHYGTEEQKAKYLQPLLAGEIGSCYVMTEPTGGSDPTLFKTRAVRDGDSWVINGEKWFNSNAQFASFHIVMVVTNPDVSPYQSMSMFIVPADTPGLEIVKNFHVHGFSEHEGHLRFTDVRVPADHLLGQEGMGFVVAQTRLGGGRVHHAMRTVALVRKAFDMMAERAVSRPMRKGPLAGLQMTQERIADSWIEMEQFRLLVLRTAWRIDKEQDYLKVRKDIAAIKVAMPKVMHDIAQRALHLHGAIGVSQDLPFVDMMNYAEVMAIADGPTEVHKITLAKEVLKDYTPGDPVYPSGYRPALREQARELVARRLEHIVGNL; translated from the coding sequence ATGGCTTGGGATTTCGAAACCGACCCGGAATACCAGCAGAAGTTGGACTGGGCGGCGGAGTTCGTCCGCACCGAGGTGGAGCCCCTCGATCTGCTCTACCCGAATCCCTACGACCGCACCGATACCGAGGCGATGGCGCTGATGCGGCCGCTGAAGGAGAAGGTGAAGGAACAGGGACTGTGGGCCTGCCATCTCGGACCGGAACTGGGCGGCCCCGGCTACGGGCAGCTGAAGCTCGGCCTGCTCAACGAGGTGCTCGGCACCTCGGTGTGGGCGCCGTCAGTATTCGGTTGCCAGGCACCGGATTCCGGTAACGCGGAAATCCTCGCGCACTACGGCACCGAGGAACAGAAGGCAAAGTACCTGCAGCCGCTGCTGGCCGGTGAGATCGGTTCCTGCTATGTCATGACCGAACCGACCGGCGGCTCGGATCCGACGCTGTTCAAGACCCGCGCCGTGCGCGACGGCGACTCCTGGGTCATCAACGGCGAGAAGTGGTTCAACTCGAACGCGCAGTTCGCCAGCTTCCATATCGTCATGGTCGTCACGAATCCGGATGTCAGCCCGTACCAGAGCATGTCGATGTTCATCGTGCCCGCCGACACCCCCGGCCTGGAGATCGTCAAGAACTTCCACGTGCACGGTTTCAGCGAGCACGAGGGACATCTGCGCTTCACCGATGTCCGGGTGCCCGCCGACCACCTGCTCGGCCAGGAGGGTATGGGCTTCGTCGTCGCGCAGACCCGCCTCGGCGGCGGTCGGGTGCACCACGCGATGCGCACAGTCGCGCTGGTGCGCAAGGCCTTCGACATGATGGCCGAACGCGCGGTCTCCCGCCCGATGCGCAAGGGACCGCTCGCGGGCCTGCAGATGACCCAGGAACGCATCGCCGACAGCTGGATCGAGATGGAGCAGTTCCGCCTGCTCGTCCTGCGCACCGCCTGGCGCATCGATAAGGAGCAGGACTATCTGAAGGTGCGCAAGGACATTGCCGCCATCAAGGTGGCGATGCCGAAGGTGATGCACGATATCGCCCAGCGCGCACTGCATCTGCACGGCGCCATCGGCGTCAGCCAGGACCTCCCGTTCGTCGACATGATGAACTACGCCGAGGTCATGGCGATCGCCGACGGCCCCACCGAGGTCCACAAGATCACCCTCGCCAAGGAAGTCCTGAAGGATTACACTCCGGGCGACCCGGTCTACCCCAGCGGCTACCGTCCCGCCCTGCGCGAACAGGCCCGCGAACTGGTGGCCCGCCGCCTCGAACACATCGTCGGCAACCTCTGA
- a CDS encoding TetR/AcrR family transcriptional regulator — MTAASHSDSMRGGGRVTGGPELASPRRRGRPPAAETTAEATRARIVAAAAELFAEQGFHGTGVAEIGDRAGVQRGALYYHIGSKEELLWQILRDYIQLMLTDAQRISRGIDDPIVKLRKLIHSHVGLIIEHRREVAIQLRDVTALTGERGEELQEMRDEIQACWQRVIDAGHAAGLLRTDDHVVTNSVLGMLNMVTFWYRPHGGRSPDEIAGIVASTILDGITDTKG, encoded by the coding sequence ATGACCGCGGCATCGCACAGCGATTCGATGAGGGGTGGTGGCCGGGTGACGGGTGGGCCAGAGTTGGCCTCGCCTCGTCGCCGCGGTCGTCCACCGGCAGCGGAGACCACGGCGGAGGCGACCAGGGCGCGCATCGTGGCGGCCGCGGCGGAACTGTTCGCGGAGCAGGGTTTCCACGGAACCGGCGTCGCGGAAATCGGTGATCGAGCCGGGGTACAGCGGGGTGCGCTGTATTACCACATCGGTTCCAAGGAAGAGCTGCTCTGGCAGATCCTGCGCGATTACATCCAGCTCATGCTCACCGATGCCCAGCGGATCTCCCGCGGCATCGATGATCCGATCGTCAAGTTGCGCAAGCTGATCCACAGCCACGTCGGGCTGATCATCGAGCACCGCCGCGAGGTCGCCATCCAATTGCGCGACGTCACCGCACTGACCGGTGAGCGCGGCGAAGAACTACAGGAAATGCGTGACGAAATACAGGCCTGCTGGCAGCGCGTCATCGACGCGGGGCATGCGGCGGGCCTGCTGCGCACCGACGACCACGTGGTCACCAACAGTGTCCTCGGCATGCTGAACATGGTGACCTTCTGGTACCGCCCGCACGGCGGGCGCTCCCCCGACGAAATCGCCGGCATTGTGGCGTCCACCATTCTCGACGGCATCACCGACACGAAAGGCTGA
- a CDS encoding alcohol dehydrogenase catalytic domain-containing protein, producing the protein MKALTYQGPQQISYTEVPDPVLPGRDGAIVRVTAAGICGSDLHIYAGHGFTDGTGYSVGHEAVGEIVELGSDTQGFAVGDRVLVSASVGCNRCAKCKAGIVAACERHPLPADACYGLGGSLAGAQAEYLAVPHAEGNLVRLPDSVSDEAAIVLTDNAPTAWYGARRTRIAPGETVVVIGLGPVGLMAVQSAFAMGASQVLGVDLVAERRKRAAELGAKIVESDEPKTVIREMLNGGADVAIEAVGADATIKLAISAVGHRGRVGVVGVSHNRAFPFHMQLAQVKELEFHIGLCSIQYELPALLRLTAAGRIRPEAVVTHRFPMSDGADAYRMFADRADGVSKVVLDPRR; encoded by the coding sequence ATGAAGGCATTGACTTACCAAGGACCGCAACAGATCTCGTACACCGAGGTTCCCGATCCGGTGCTGCCGGGCCGCGACGGCGCAATCGTTCGGGTGACCGCCGCCGGAATCTGCGGCAGTGATCTGCACATCTACGCCGGGCACGGCTTCACTGACGGCACCGGATACAGCGTCGGCCATGAGGCGGTCGGGGAGATCGTCGAATTGGGTTCGGACACGCAGGGATTCGCGGTCGGCGACCGAGTGCTGGTCTCCGCATCCGTCGGCTGTAACCGCTGCGCGAAGTGCAAGGCCGGCATCGTGGCAGCCTGTGAACGCCATCCGCTGCCTGCCGACGCCTGCTATGGACTCGGCGGATCGCTCGCTGGTGCGCAGGCGGAATATCTCGCGGTCCCCCATGCCGAGGGGAATCTGGTACGGCTGCCCGATTCGGTCAGCGATGAGGCCGCGATCGTGCTCACCGACAACGCCCCGACTGCCTGGTACGGCGCGCGCCGCACCCGCATTGCGCCCGGCGAGACCGTGGTGGTGATCGGGCTGGGACCGGTCGGGCTGATGGCCGTGCAGTCGGCATTCGCGATGGGCGCGTCGCAGGTGCTCGGGGTGGATCTGGTGGCCGAGCGCCGCAAGCGCGCCGCCGAATTGGGCGCGAAGATAGTCGAATCCGACGAACCCAAGACCGTCATCCGCGAAATGCTCAACGGTGGTGCGGATGTCGCGATCGAGGCGGTCGGCGCCGATGCGACCATCAAGCTCGCCATCAGCGCCGTGGGGCATCGTGGCCGGGTCGGCGTGGTCGGCGTCAGTCATAATCGCGCCTTCCCGTTCCATATGCAGTTGGCACAGGTCAAGGAGCTCGAATTCCATATCGGACTCTGCTCGATCCAATACGAGCTGCCCGCACTGCTGCGACTCACTGCGGCAGGCCGAATCCGGCCCGAAGCCGTTGTCACACACCGATTCCCGATGTCGGACGGCGCGGACGCCTACCGCATGTTCGCCGACCGTGCCGACGGGGTTTCCAAAGTCGTCTTGGATCCGCGCCGATGA
- a CDS encoding glucose 1-dehydrogenase, which translates to MPGQSLADKVALVTGGSRGLGREMVLAFAAAGADVVIASRKLDGCVELADEVKNTHGRRALPVACNVSDWAQCDALVEAAYAEFGKVDVLVNNAGMSLLYPSLDQVSEDMFDKVIAVNLKGPFRLSTLIGTRMAAAGGGSIINISSVEAERPEPLAVPYAAAKAGLANLTGGLAQSFAPRVRVNTIQCGPFETDISKAWPDELRTELTRHMALGRIGRPDEIVGAALYFATDASAYCTGATLALDGGWR; encoded by the coding sequence ATGCCAGGACAGTCGTTAGCGGATAAGGTCGCGCTGGTCACGGGCGGTAGCCGCGGGCTCGGCCGGGAGATGGTGCTGGCCTTCGCCGCAGCCGGTGCGGATGTGGTGATCGCCAGTCGCAAACTCGACGGGTGTGTCGAACTGGCCGATGAGGTGAAGAACACCCATGGTCGGCGCGCATTGCCTGTGGCGTGCAATGTCAGCGATTGGGCACAGTGCGATGCGCTGGTCGAGGCGGCCTACGCGGAGTTCGGCAAGGTCGACGTGCTGGTCAACAATGCCGGGATGTCGCTGCTGTATCCGAGCCTGGATCAGGTGAGCGAGGACATGTTCGACAAGGTGATCGCGGTCAATCTCAAGGGCCCGTTCCGTTTGTCGACCTTGATCGGTACCCGGATGGCCGCCGCCGGCGGCGGTTCGATCATCAATATCTCCTCGGTCGAGGCCGAACGACCGGAACCGCTCGCGGTGCCCTATGCGGCCGCCAAGGCGGGATTGGCCAATCTCACCGGCGGACTCGCGCAGAGTTTCGCACCGAGGGTGCGGGTCAATACGATTCAATGCGGTCCGTTCGAGACGGATATTTCCAAGGCGTGGCCCGATGAGTTGCGCACTGAGCTGACTCGGCATATGGCACTCGGGCGGATCGGCCGTCCGGATGAGATCGTCGGCGCAGCACTGTACTTCGCGACGGACGCCTCGGCGTATTGCACCGGCGCAACTCTGGCGCTGGACGGTGGTTGGCGATGA